One window of the Maylandia zebra isolate NMK-2024a linkage group LG19, Mzebra_GT3a, whole genome shotgun sequence genome contains the following:
- the LOC101484088 gene encoding inositol-3-phosphate synthase 1-A gives MSVNVQVNSPNVKYTDSHIEAQYSYQTSSVHRDGNKVTVTPRTTEMTIRTERRVPRLGVMLVGWGGNNGTTVTAAVLANKLGLTWKTKNGVKKANYFGSLLQSSTVCLGSGLEGEVNVPFRDLLPMVHPNDIVFDGWDISSLDLGSAMERAQVLDWSLQEQLQPHMSCLKPRPSIYIPEFIAANQESRADNVLTGTMAEQMERITADIRDFRQASGVDKVIVLWTANTERFCDIIPGVNDSAKNLLAAIQAGAAEVSPSTLFAVASILEGCAYINGSPQNTFVPGAVELAMQRGVFIGGDDFKSGQTKIKSVFVDFLVSAGIKPTSIVSYNHLGNNDGKNLSAPQQFRSKEISKSNVVDDMVQSNPILYEPGEKPDHCVVIKYVPYVGDSKRAMDEYTSEIMMGGINTIALHNTCEDSLLASPIILDLVMLTELCQRVTVKPQGEENFQSFHSVLSLLSFLCKAPLVPSGTPVVNAFFRQRASIENIMRACLGLPPQNHMLLEHKLQRNFLPPHETCVNNDVASLKKVPVVNGNHIPLTNGVYAHMDHTACAL, from the exons ATGTCCGTGAACGTTCAGGTCAACAGCCCTAATGTGAAGTACACTGACTCTCACATTGAGGCTCAGTACTCTTACCAGACCTCGTCGGTGCACAGAGATGGGAACAAAGTCACG GTGACCCCCCGCACCACTGAGATGACGATCCGCACCGAGCGCCGTGTGCCTCGGCTGGGAGTGATGCTGGTGGGCTGGGGAGGCAATAACGGGACCACAGTCACAGCGGCCGTACTGGCCAACAAACTGGGTCTTACCTGGAAGACTAAAAACGGAGTAAAG AAAGCGAACTATTTCGGCTCCCTCCTGCAGTCCTCTACTGTTTGTCTGGGATCAGGGCTTGAGGGCGAGGTTAACGTGCCCTTCCGGGACCTCCTGCCCATGGTGCACCCTAACGACATTGTGTTTGATG gttGGGATATCTCTTCATTGGATCTGGGCAGTGCAATGGAGCGAGCTCAGGTGCTTGACTGGTCTTTACAAGAGCAGCTGCAACCACACATGAGCTGCCTGAAACCCAGACCATCAATCTACATTCCAGAGTTCATTGCTGCAAATCAGGAGAGTCGCGCAGACAATGTCCTCACTGGCACCATGGCGGAGCAG ATGGAGCGAATTACAGCTGACATAAGAGACTTCCGTCAGGCCAGTGGTGTGGAcaaagtcattgttttgtggaCCGCCAACACCGAGCGCTTCTGTGATATCATCCCAGGAGTCAACGACTCTGCCAAGAACCTGCTGGCTGCAATCCAG GCCGGAGCTGCAGAGGTCTCCCCCTCCACTCTGTTTGCAGTGGCCAGTATACTGGAGGGCTGCGCCTACATCAATGGCTCCCCACAGAATACTTTTGTCCCAGGAGCAGTAGAGCTGGCCATGCAGAGAGGCGTGTTCATCGGCGGTGATGACTTCAAGTCTGGTCAGACTAAGATCAAGTCAGTGTTTGTGGACTTCCTGGTCAGTGCAGGGATCAAG CCAACATCCATTGTCAGCTACAATCACCTTGGCAACAACGATGGGAAAAACCTGTCGGCTCCACAGCAGTTCCGCTCCAAAGAGATCTCTAAGAGCAATGTGGTTGACGACATGGTCCAGTCCAACCCCATACTGTACGAGCCAGGAGAGAAACCTGACCACTGT gtggttaTCAAATATGTCCCATATGTGGGAGACAGCAAGCGTGCCATGGATGAATACACTTCTGAAATAATGATGGGAGGGATCAACACTATTGCGCTGCACAATACCTGTGAG GACTCTCTACTTGCCAGCCCAATCATCCTGGACCTGGTGATGCTGACAGAGCTTTGCCAGCGTGTGACTGTAAAGCCCCAGGGTGAAGAGAACTTCCAGTCTTTCCACAGCGTCTTATCACTGCTCTCCTTCCTATGCAAGGCTCCTCTTGTCCCATCAGGAACTCCAGTTGTCAATGCCTTTTTCCGCCAGAGGGCCTCCATTGAGAACATCATGAG GGCGTGCCTTGGTCTTCCTCCTCAGAACCACATGCTGCTGGAGCACAAGCTGCAGAGAAACTTCCTGCCCCCACATGAAACCTGTGTCAACAATGATGTGGCTTCTTTGAAGAAAGTTCCCGTAGTCAACGGAAATCACATTCCTCTAACAAATGGCGTATATGCACACATGGACCACACAGCATGTGCATTATAA